The following coding sequences lie in one Cannabis sativa cultivar Pink pepper isolate KNU-18-1 chromosome 5, ASM2916894v1, whole genome shotgun sequence genomic window:
- the LOC115716099 gene encoding LOW QUALITY PROTEIN: pentatricopeptide repeat-containing protein At4g21065 (The sequence of the model RefSeq protein was modified relative to this genomic sequence to represent the inferred CDS: inserted 2 bases in 1 codon; substituted 1 base at 1 genomic stop codon) codes for MRPIFGLRTNLVLNIHCFSNSKLQRIFISSSSPKQPINDVTLLIASDELQRCTSLTTLRKLHAKIFSYGLYHTSLWTKIAALYVSFERVDAAKFAFEFLSNPSSYLWNILIRGYATHGFFGQSLGLYREMMQKGLKPDKFTFPFALKCCAGLSDLNVGRLVHQHLVCCGCSHDVFVTAALLDMYAKCGHTEAARLVFDKMSVRDVVCWTSMISGYAHNGCNSETMVFFDLMRASGVQSNRVSILSVLLACGNLGALRKGEWLHSYVIQTGFEYDILVATAVMDMYTKCGSLELARRLFDDTPGKDVVCWSAMIASYGIHGQGRKSLDVFNDMLRAKVKPNHVTFTCILSSCSHSGLLEQGKKCFESMAKDFGISPQLNNYACMVDLLSRSGQLSGCRSRYVTXAVEADASIWGSLLGACRIYGNLDLAXRIADRIFELDPFHAVIMFWSNIYANKSRWKEVERVRRMMVRRGTNKVQGLSLIEFNNVVHKFGVRDRSHPQSDKIYDLLDELVGPMKRLGYVPLTDFVLHDIEEEAKEEALLYHSEKLAIAFGLINTPPGTPIRVTKNLRICGDCHNAIKIISRIVNRIIIVRDMHRFHHFEDGHCSCGDYW; via the exons ATGAGACCCATATTTGGTCTAAGAACTAATTTGGTTCTTAATATTCACTGTTTTTCAAACTCAAAACTTCAACGGATATTTATTTCCTCAAGCTCTCCAAAACAACCCATAAATGATGTTACATTACTCATTGCTTCTGATGAGTTGCAGAGATGTACTAGCCTAACCACTCTTAGGAAACTCCATGCCAAGATATTCTCCTATGGGCTTTACCACACCAGTTTATGGACTAAAATTGCTGCTTTGTATGTTTCGTTTGAAAGGGTTGATGCTGCAAAGTTTGCTTTTGAATTTTTGAGTAACCCAAGTAGTTACTTATGGAATATTTTGATAAGGGGTTATGCCACTCATGGTTTCTTTGGCCAAAGTTTGGGACTTTATAGGGAAATGATGCAAAAGGGTCTGAAGCCTGACAAGTTTACTTTCCCTTTTGCTCTTAAATGTTGTGCTGGATTGTCTGATTTGAATGTGGGTAGGTTGGTTCATCAGCATTTGGTGTGCTGTGGATGCAGCCATGATGTGTTCGTTACTGCTGCTTTGCTTGATATGTACGCTAAATGTGGCCACACTGAAGCTGCACGGTTGGTGTTTGATAAAATGTCTGTGAGAGATGTGGTCTGTTGGACATCAATGATTTCTGGGTATGCCCACAATGGTTGTAACAGCGAGACAATGGTGTTCTTCGATTTGATGCGAGCTTCAGGTGTTCAATCCAACCGGGTAAGTATTTTGAGTGTTCTTTTAGCTTGTGGCAATTTAGGAGCTTTGAGAAAAGGTGAATGGCTTCATAGTTATGTTATCCAAACTGGATTTGAGTATGATATTCTTGTTGCAACTGCTGTTATGGATATGTATACCAAGTGTGGGAGTTTAGAATTGGCTCGCAGGTTGTTTGATGACACACCAGGTAAAGATGTTGTTTGTTGGAGTGCTATGATTGCTAGTTATGGAATTCACGGGCAAGGAAGAAAGTCACTTGATGTTTTCAATGACATGTTAAGAGCAAAAGTGAAACCAAATCATGTGACCTTCACCTGTATTCTCTCATCTTGCAGCCACTCAGGATTACTAGAACAAGGCAAGAAATGTTTCGAGTCAATGGCAAAGGATTTCGGGATTTCACCACAGCTCAACAATTACGCGTGCATGGTTGATCTTCTCAGCCGTTCAGGGCAACTATCCGGCTGCAGGAGCCGATACGTAAC TGCCGTAGAAGCCGATGCTAGCATTTGGGGTTCTTTGCTTGGTGCTTGCAGAATCTATGGTAATCTAGATTTAGCGTAACGAATAGCGGACCGCATATTTGAACTCGACCCCTTTCATGCGGTTATCATGTTCTGGTCCAACATCTACGCAAATAAATCAAGATGGAAAGAGGTTGAAAGAGTAAGAAGGATGATGGTTCGAAGAGGAACCAACAAAGTTCAAGGCTTGAGTTTAATTGAGTTTAACAATGTTGTTCATAAGTTTGGGGTGAGAGACAGGTCTCATCCTCAGTCAGATAAAATCTATGATCTTCTCGACGAACTAGTTGGTCCAATGAAACGGTTGGGGTATGTACCATTGACAGACTTTGTTCTTCATGACATTGAAGAGGAAGCAAAAGAGGAAGCTCTTCTTTACCATAGTGAAAAACTAGCCATTGCTTTTGGCCTCATCAACACTCCTCCAGGTACCCCAATTCGTGTGACTAAAAATTTGAGGATATGTGGGGATTGCCATAATGCCATTAAGATCATCTCAAGAATTGTTAATAGGATTATCATTGTAAGAGACATGCATAGGTTTCACCATTTTGAGGATGGTCATTGCTCTTGTGGTGATTACTGGTAA